The proteins below come from a single Anguilla rostrata isolate EN2019 chromosome 3, ASM1855537v3, whole genome shotgun sequence genomic window:
- the LOC135251269 gene encoding zinc finger and BTB domain-containing protein 7A-like isoform X1: MANSAETGGRTDGGTASRATAKAAIGGSAAGWWKMSWRGGGGAGGGAGRARGGAEEGPVGIPFPEHSADVLGGLNAQRQSGQLCDVLLVAGEREFPAHRSVLASCSSYFHRLFTSGAAADRQSVYALDFVRAEALDALLDFAYTATLTVSHGSVRDVLSAASLLDIPPVRDVCAHLLDTKVLSPPQLGGELGEEDEAEGRERGKEAEGERASRLQAQEYLQLFQQGAQRGGSPELRDPLAQQHYSQPNGTGHAPSQYPAHPIAQDLRDQEKEEEEEDEEDEEDGEEEGVLRAEALLAWARASGGVAAPPFFAPPQNGHYYLQPDPTPGPEQGRGRGRGRGRGRGRGRGRGGGRGGASATALLQQMMDSIEQQKEWAGPVPAGDPPEAKEEEEEEEEEDGDADVEFYLKYFNSVQREGGAHATLPGHSPPDSGSPAPSPGSAGGGGGGSGGGGGRGRVLGEKKMRSKAFQKCPICAKVIQGAGKLPRHIRTHTGEKPYECAICKVRFTRQDKLKVHMRKHTGEKPYVCPDCGVAFAHNYDLKNHVRVHTGLRPYQCPSCLKTFVRSDHLHRHLKKDGCTGVPSRRGRKPRIRGPGPLEPAAAAAGGPLGLGPGHQGPGGGRRHPEGAAPVGRDAGRSPVRYPELSSAHYPAFGHAPRSPEQLGVMARVGS; this comes from the exons ATGGCCAATTCAGCCGAG acgggcggacggacggacggcgGGACGGCCTCGCGGGCGACGGCGAAGGCGGCGATCGGCGGCTCGGCGGCCGGCTGGTGGAAGATGTCGTggcgcggcgggggcggggccgggggcggggccgggcgggcgaggggcggggcggaggaggggccGGTGGGCATTCCGTTCCCGGAGCACAGCGCAGACGTGCTGGGGGGCCTGAACGCGCAGCGGCAGAGCGGCCAGCTGTGCGACGTGCTCCTGGTGGCGGGCGAGCGGGAGTTCCCCGCCCACCGCTCCGTGCtggcctcctgcagctcctACTTCCACCGGCTCTTCACCTCCGGCGCCGCCGCCGACCGCCAGAGCGTCTACGCGCTGGACTTCGTGCGCGCCGAGGCGCTGGACGCCCTGCTGGACTTCGCCTACACCGCCACGCTCACCGTCAGCCACGGCAGCGTGCGGGACGTCCTGAGCGCCGCCAGCCTGCTGGACATCCCTCCCGTACGGGACGTCTGCGCCCACCTGCTGGACACCAAAGTGCTCTCCCCACCG cagctcGGCGGTGAGCtcggagaggaggatgaggcGGAGGGCAGGGAGCGAGGGAAGGAGGCAGAAGGAGAGCGGGCCAGTCGGCTGCAGGCTCAGGAGTACCTGCAGCtcttccagcagggggcgcagcGGGGCGGCAGCCCCGAACTCAGGGACCCCCTCGCTCAGCAGCACTATAGCCAGCCCAACGggacaggccacgccccctcccaaTACCCCGCCCACCCCATCGCACAGGACCTGCGGGAccaggagaaggaagaggaggaggaggacgaggaggatgaggaggacgGGGAGGAAGAGGGCGTGCTGAGGGCAGAGGCCCTCCTGGCTTGGGCGAGGGCGAGCGGGGGCGTGGCTGCCCCGCCCTTCTTTGCCCCTCCCCAAAACGGACACTACTACCTCCAGCCGGACCCCACGCCGGGACcggagcaggggagggggcggggccgggggcgaggccggggccgggggaggggccgggggaggggcggggggaggggcggggcgtcGGCCACCGCCCTCCTGCAGCAGATGATGGACTCCATCGAGCAGCAGaaggagtgggcggggccagtccCGGCTGGGGACCCCCCCGAggcgaaggaggaggaggaggaagaggaggaggaagatggcGATGCCGACGTGGAATTTTACTTGAAGTACTTTAACAGCGTGcagcgggagggcggggctcaCGCCACGCTGCCAGGCCACTCCCCGCCAGACAgcggaagccccgcccccagccccggctcggccggcgggggcggcgggggcagtgggggcggcggggggcgtggccgggtCCTCGGGGAGAAGAAGATGCGCTCCAAAGCGTTTCAGAAGTGCCCGATCTGCGCCAAGGTGATCCAGGGGGCGGGGAAGCTGCCCCGGCACATCCGCACGCACACCGGAGAGAAGCCCTACGAGTGCGCCATCTGCAAAGTGCGCTTCACCAG acaggaCAAGCTGAAGGTCCACATGCGGAAGCACACGGGGGAGAAGCCCTACGTGTGCCCCGACTGCGGGGTGGCCTTCGCCCACAACTACGACCTGAAGAACCACGTGCGCGTGCACACGGGCCTGCGGCCCTACCAGTGCCCCAGCTGCCTCAAGACCTTCGTGCGCTCCGACCACCTGCACCGCCACCTGAAGAAGGACGGCTGCACCGGCGTCCCGTCCCGCCGCGGCCGCAAGCCTCGCATCCGGGGTCCGGGGCCCCTggagcccgccgccgccgccgcgggggGGCCGCTCGGTCTGGGGCCCGGCCACCAGGGGCCCGGCGGGGGCCGGCGGCATCCGGAGGGGGCGGCGCCCGTGGGCCGAGACGCGGGGAGGAGCCCCGTCCGCTACCCTGAGCTTAGCTCCGCCCACTACCCCGCCTTCGGCCACGCCCCCAGGTCGCCGGAGCAACTGGGGGTCATGGCAAGAGTGGGGTCgtga
- the map2k2b gene encoding dual specificity mitogen-activated protein kinase kinase 2b isoform X1, with protein MAPKRRPMPLNITPTGEGQTASTTIDAATEANLEALQKKLGELDLDDQQKKRLEAFLTQKAKVGELKDDDFHRICELGAGNGGVVNKVRHKPSSLVMARKLIHLEIKPAIRNQIIRELQVLHECNSPYIVGFYGAFYSDGEISICMEHMDGGSLDQVLKEARRIPEEILGKVSIAVLRGLAYLREKHQIMHRDVKPSNILVNSRGEIKLCDFGVSGQLIDSMANSFVGTRSYMSPERLQGTHYSVQSDVWSMGLSLVELSIGRYPIPPPDAKELEAIFGRPVMDGGEGHSTSPPPRPPGRPVSGEHWPRAPLSL; from the exons ATGGCCCCCAAAAGAAGACCTATGCCCCTGAACATCACGCCTACCGGAGAAGGGCAGACGGCCTCCACCACGATTGATGCCGCCACCGA GGCCAACCTGGAGGCCCTGCAGAAGAAGCTGGGCGAGCTGGACCTGGACGATCAGCAGAAGAAGCGCCTGGAGGCCTTCCTTACCCAGAAGGCCAAGGTGGGCGAGCTGAAGGACGACGACTTCCACCGCATCTGCGAGCTCGGGGCCGGCAACGGGGGCGTGGTCAACAAGGTCCGCCACAAGCCGTCCAGCCTGGTGATGGCCCggaag ctgaTCCACCTGGAGATCAAGCCCGCCATCCGGAACCAGATCATCCGCGAGCTGCAGGTCCTGCACGAGTGCAACTCGCCCTACATCGTGGGCTTCTACGGGGCCTTCTACAGCGACGGCGAGATCAGCATCTGCATGGAGCACATG GACGGGGGATCCCTGGATCAGGTGCTGAAAGAGGCTCGGAGGATTCCCGAAGAGATCCTCGGAAAAGTCAGCATAGCA GTTCTGAGAGGGCTAGCGTACCTGCGGGAAAAACACCAGATAATGCACAGAG ACGTGAAGCCGTCCAACATCCTGGTGAACTCTCGCGGTGAGATCAAGCTGTGCGACTTCGGCGTGAGCGGCCAGCTCATCGACTCCATGGCCAACTCCTTCGTGGGGACGCGCTCCTACATGTCG CCGGAGAGACTGCAGGGGACGCACTACTCTGTGCAGTCGGACGTGTGGAGCATGGGCCTGTCTCTGGTGGAGCTGTCCATCGGCCGCTACCCCATCCCTCCTCCCGACGCCAAGGAGCTGGAGGCCATTTTCGGGAGGCCCGTGATGGACGGCGGGGAGGGGcacagcacctccccccccccccgcccccccggccggCCCGTCAGTGGTGAGCACTGGCCCCGTGCCCCGTTGTCCCTGTAG
- the map2k2b gene encoding dual specificity mitogen-activated protein kinase kinase 2b isoform X2 yields the protein MAPKRRPMPLNITPTGEGQTASTTIDAATEANLEALQKKLGELDLDDQQKKRLEAFLTQKAKVGELKDDDFHRICELGAGNGGVVNKVRHKPSSLVMARKLIHLEIKPAIRNQIIRELQVLHECNSPYIVGFYGAFYSDGEISICMEHMDGGSLDQVLKEARRIPEEILGKVSIAVLRGLAYLREKHQIMHRDVKPSNILVNSRGEIKLCDFGVSGQLIDSMANSFVGTRSYMSPERLQGTHYSVQSDVWSMGLSLVELSIGRYPIPPPDAKELEAIFGRPVMDGGEGHSTSPPPRPPGRPVSGEHWPSLPAQLPVILLPHFLSFCSLVQPPPKLPHGVFTSDFQDFVTKCLIKNPAERADLKMLMNHTFIKRSEVEEVDFAGWLCKTMGLNQPSTPTRTAV from the exons ATGGCCCCCAAAAGAAGACCTATGCCCCTGAACATCACGCCTACCGGAGAAGGGCAGACGGCCTCCACCACGATTGATGCCGCCACCGA GGCCAACCTGGAGGCCCTGCAGAAGAAGCTGGGCGAGCTGGACCTGGACGATCAGCAGAAGAAGCGCCTGGAGGCCTTCCTTACCCAGAAGGCCAAGGTGGGCGAGCTGAAGGACGACGACTTCCACCGCATCTGCGAGCTCGGGGCCGGCAACGGGGGCGTGGTCAACAAGGTCCGCCACAAGCCGTCCAGCCTGGTGATGGCCCggaag ctgaTCCACCTGGAGATCAAGCCCGCCATCCGGAACCAGATCATCCGCGAGCTGCAGGTCCTGCACGAGTGCAACTCGCCCTACATCGTGGGCTTCTACGGGGCCTTCTACAGCGACGGCGAGATCAGCATCTGCATGGAGCACATG GACGGGGGATCCCTGGATCAGGTGCTGAAAGAGGCTCGGAGGATTCCCGAAGAGATCCTCGGAAAAGTCAGCATAGCA GTTCTGAGAGGGCTAGCGTACCTGCGGGAAAAACACCAGATAATGCACAGAG ACGTGAAGCCGTCCAACATCCTGGTGAACTCTCGCGGTGAGATCAAGCTGTGCGACTTCGGCGTGAGCGGCCAGCTCATCGACTCCATGGCCAACTCCTTCGTGGGGACGCGCTCCTACATGTCG CCGGAGAGACTGCAGGGGACGCACTACTCTGTGCAGTCGGACGTGTGGAGCATGGGCCTGTCTCTGGTGGAGCTGTCCATCGGCCGCTACCCCATCCCTCCTCCCGACGCCAAGGAGCTGGAGGCCATTTTCGGGAGGCCCGTGATGGACGGCGGGGAGGGGcacagcacctccccccccccccgcccccccggccggCCCGTCAGTGGTGAGCACTGGCC gtccttgcCCGCTCAACTTCCTGTCATTCTgctccctcacttcctgtccttctgTTCTCTCGTGCAGCCCCCTCCCAAGCTGCCACACGGCGTCTTCACTTCCGATTTCCAGGACTTTGTGACGAAATG cctcATTAAGAACCCTGCAGAGAGAGCTGACCTGAAGATGCTAATG AACCACACCTTCATCAAGCGCtcggaggtggaggaggtggactTCGCCGGCTGGCTGTGCAAAACCATGGGCCTGAACCAGCccagcacccccacccgcaCCGCCGTCTGA
- the LOC135251269 gene encoding zinc finger and BTB domain-containing protein 7A-like isoform X2 — MANSAETGGRTDGGTASRATAKAAIGGSAAGWWKMSWRGGGGAGGGAGRARGGAEEGPVGIPFPEHSADVLGGLNAQRQSGQLCDVLLVAGEREFPAHRSVLASCSSYFHRLFTSGAAADRQSVYALDFVRAEALDALLDFAYTATLTVSHGSVRDVLSAASLLDIPPVRDVCAHLLDTKVLSPPLGGELGEEDEAEGRERGKEAEGERASRLQAQEYLQLFQQGAQRGGSPELRDPLAQQHYSQPNGTGHAPSQYPAHPIAQDLRDQEKEEEEEDEEDEEDGEEEGVLRAEALLAWARASGGVAAPPFFAPPQNGHYYLQPDPTPGPEQGRGRGRGRGRGRGRGRGRGGGRGGASATALLQQMMDSIEQQKEWAGPVPAGDPPEAKEEEEEEEEEDGDADVEFYLKYFNSVQREGGAHATLPGHSPPDSGSPAPSPGSAGGGGGGSGGGGGRGRVLGEKKMRSKAFQKCPICAKVIQGAGKLPRHIRTHTGEKPYECAICKVRFTRQDKLKVHMRKHTGEKPYVCPDCGVAFAHNYDLKNHVRVHTGLRPYQCPSCLKTFVRSDHLHRHLKKDGCTGVPSRRGRKPRIRGPGPLEPAAAAAGGPLGLGPGHQGPGGGRRHPEGAAPVGRDAGRSPVRYPELSSAHYPAFGHAPRSPEQLGVMARVGS, encoded by the exons ATGGCCAATTCAGCCGAG acgggcggacggacggacggcgGGACGGCCTCGCGGGCGACGGCGAAGGCGGCGATCGGCGGCTCGGCGGCCGGCTGGTGGAAGATGTCGTggcgcggcgggggcggggccgggggcggggccgggcgggcgaggggcggggcggaggaggggccGGTGGGCATTCCGTTCCCGGAGCACAGCGCAGACGTGCTGGGGGGCCTGAACGCGCAGCGGCAGAGCGGCCAGCTGTGCGACGTGCTCCTGGTGGCGGGCGAGCGGGAGTTCCCCGCCCACCGCTCCGTGCtggcctcctgcagctcctACTTCCACCGGCTCTTCACCTCCGGCGCCGCCGCCGACCGCCAGAGCGTCTACGCGCTGGACTTCGTGCGCGCCGAGGCGCTGGACGCCCTGCTGGACTTCGCCTACACCGCCACGCTCACCGTCAGCCACGGCAGCGTGCGGGACGTCCTGAGCGCCGCCAGCCTGCTGGACATCCCTCCCGTACGGGACGTCTGCGCCCACCTGCTGGACACCAAAGTGCTCTCCCCACCG ctcGGCGGTGAGCtcggagaggaggatgaggcGGAGGGCAGGGAGCGAGGGAAGGAGGCAGAAGGAGAGCGGGCCAGTCGGCTGCAGGCTCAGGAGTACCTGCAGCtcttccagcagggggcgcagcGGGGCGGCAGCCCCGAACTCAGGGACCCCCTCGCTCAGCAGCACTATAGCCAGCCCAACGggacaggccacgccccctcccaaTACCCCGCCCACCCCATCGCACAGGACCTGCGGGAccaggagaaggaagaggaggaggaggacgaggaggatgaggaggacgGGGAGGAAGAGGGCGTGCTGAGGGCAGAGGCCCTCCTGGCTTGGGCGAGGGCGAGCGGGGGCGTGGCTGCCCCGCCCTTCTTTGCCCCTCCCCAAAACGGACACTACTACCTCCAGCCGGACCCCACGCCGGGACcggagcaggggagggggcggggccgggggcgaggccggggccgggggaggggccgggggaggggcggggggaggggcggggcgtcGGCCACCGCCCTCCTGCAGCAGATGATGGACTCCATCGAGCAGCAGaaggagtgggcggggccagtccCGGCTGGGGACCCCCCCGAggcgaaggaggaggaggaggaagaggaggaggaagatggcGATGCCGACGTGGAATTTTACTTGAAGTACTTTAACAGCGTGcagcgggagggcggggctcaCGCCACGCTGCCAGGCCACTCCCCGCCAGACAgcggaagccccgcccccagccccggctcggccggcgggggcggcgggggcagtgggggcggcggggggcgtggccgggtCCTCGGGGAGAAGAAGATGCGCTCCAAAGCGTTTCAGAAGTGCCCGATCTGCGCCAAGGTGATCCAGGGGGCGGGGAAGCTGCCCCGGCACATCCGCACGCACACCGGAGAGAAGCCCTACGAGTGCGCCATCTGCAAAGTGCGCTTCACCAG acaggaCAAGCTGAAGGTCCACATGCGGAAGCACACGGGGGAGAAGCCCTACGTGTGCCCCGACTGCGGGGTGGCCTTCGCCCACAACTACGACCTGAAGAACCACGTGCGCGTGCACACGGGCCTGCGGCCCTACCAGTGCCCCAGCTGCCTCAAGACCTTCGTGCGCTCCGACCACCTGCACCGCCACCTGAAGAAGGACGGCTGCACCGGCGTCCCGTCCCGCCGCGGCCGCAAGCCTCGCATCCGGGGTCCGGGGCCCCTggagcccgccgccgccgccgcgggggGGCCGCTCGGTCTGGGGCCCGGCCACCAGGGGCCCGGCGGGGGCCGGCGGCATCCGGAGGGGGCGGCGCCCGTGGGCCGAGACGCGGGGAGGAGCCCCGTCCGCTACCCTGAGCTTAGCTCCGCCCACTACCCCGCCTTCGGCCACGCCCCCAGGTCGCCGGAGCAACTGGGGGTCATGGCAAGAGTGGGGTCgtga